The Anabas testudineus chromosome 5, fAnaTes1.2, whole genome shotgun sequence region TCGGTGGTTCCACGATGGGGGAACCTACCTAACTCTGCACGATCAGAGACAAGACTCGCTCCCACTTTTCAAAAATCTGCTGAAGAAAGAACTCTTGCCCAACTTTCTGGGCCCTtatatctaaataataaatcttttcACATCTCATAAAACGTAAACATTTCCTCCTACAGCACTTAGATATTCTGCTTGCCTTGTAAGTCACTTAttagtcactttggataaaattgtctgccaaatgattaaatttAAACGTATAGTCAAGCATATTTAATAGAATCTCATTTCATTATTCTACATGATGAGATTTTCACTTATGTTTTTATTAGCCTAAACTagtaatacatttaaaacacgAGCAACAAGAAGATAAAGCCacactggaaaaacatttattaaaccaACTGTAATGACATCACAATTGTCAGAGCTTAGAAGCACAGAAATATCTGTCTTTGCAAAAGTGACagttaaaaaacagaattacagATGATGTTTAGACTTCAAGGATAGTCTGCAAATAACAGTACCAGTGTTGCATGTTGAGTCTGCTGTCACTGGTATAGAATATGTTCCGCCCACTAGTGATGCATGTCACAGTAACCCAATGAAAGTAGTTTTAAGAGCCACCCAAgagtaagaaaaacaacaaaacaaaaaccaaataaaaaaacatatgtacTTTAATTCAACAGTTAAAATAACGCGTTGGTAACGTGAAACTAAATTCAGAACTCTATTTCAACATGCAGAAAATTATCCAGAATGATTTATGTGAACAGTAAATTCGAAGTCAAAAAACTGTTTCAGCAAAAGGGAAAAACTTGCCATGAGAactgagaaaaggagaaaacgTTTCAGCCCGTTGTTGTTAATCCAGCATCCTGCTAATACACCTTACATAAACATGCCATACTTAGGCTGGCTTGAGCTGGCAATCATaatctaaaaagaaaatctaatgactataaaaatctttattttcacAATAATAGCAGGACTCTGCAGATGAACCATCCTGTCGATGTCTTTATTTCCTCTCGTTAGACCTGGAAcgactgtaaaataaattaacaagtAAATGACCATGAatcaaaaatcacatttaagtTGTACAGTAAATTATCAGTGAGGAATAATACTTGCCTCCTTGACCGTGAGAAAGATCTTGATCGCTTACGGTATTTATCTCTGGAGAGAGACCGATATCTGCGCCTGTCTTTTGAAAGAGACCTTGGgaacaaaattaaaagacaCATTGTCTGAATTTGTTATTAATCATTaatgcagttaaaaaaaaaaaaagaaagaagattGGTTACAGGCGTACCTGCTTCGACTGCGGCTGAGGCTCCTTCTCCTCGGCGATCTATGTTGCAggtgaaattataaaaaaataaaaataaaaaacagaccaAAATTAGGACAGATAATTGAATCCTCCCCATCAGTAATGAAACCTTTGGTACTCTTTGATCCGTAAAGAGACATGGGTTACAGTTGGAATGTGATTACACGCAGTTACTTGTCTCTTAATAGAATGATCATCTGCATCCAAGAACTGCATCAAGATCAACTCATTACAAGCAAACTTGGTCCAATAAGGATCACTCATGGAGCCAGATTTGAGAATATAGAACAAAAATCAGGGCTCGACATTAAGGCTCGCCTGGAAGAAACACCAAATAAAATATGAggcattttatatattttgaaaaagaaaacatggttATTGCCTACTGTTACACTAGCAGTAGTATTGTTACTTTTAGTTTAAAGAAACCTGGAGACTTGTGACTGTGGCAAAATGTGTGTTAGAGCTAAAGACTGCTGCAACTCAACCCTGAGaacacaaaaatgtatataCTTCTAAAATTAGGAGACATGTACTTgacattaaatgttattttcagtGGAAAGGAGGAAAGCATtaacactacaaaaaaaaaagtttattccAATGGATTCTCAGAGATGATGGCTTAATGTCGAGCCATGAAAATGCACTCAGCAGCACAATTACACTGAATGTCCAATAAATATAGTTaatatttgtaaatgaaaattaaaatactgttcTTATTCAAGTTCCTTGACCATAAGTTTGGACTTTTAGATTTTTGCTCTGCTCTAAATGACATAACTGCTGAGGGAAAACTGTCAAGCAGTGCTGAAAGTTAGATTATGCATAACAACTACAAAGAGCAGGATAAAAGCAACTTACTATTTTGGGGGGTTTGGACAAGATAGAAATGACGCAAGGAAGCCAGACTGATGGTGAGGGAGGTCGAATTGCAGAGAGGATTTGCCACATGATGCAAATGTTGGAGATATGAAGTTGCTTGGTGGCTGGTTGGAGGGGGTAGTTGTAGCTTTTCCCTGCCTTTTTTGGGGGGAAGGATGGGGAGGGATGTAAGCCAAGGGCTGTCCCCGTTGATACAGTAGTTGTGTGGAGAATATAACGAGTAAAGACGCTGATTGGTTGATAATGTGAAGTGGACCGCTGACGATTGGGTTAAGgttggaggaagaagaggaggatgctggGAACTGCATGCTCAGGAACCAAAAGGTTGGTGGAACCTGACGACTGGCGGTGCGCCTGGGTCATGTGACAACACCAGCCAAGCTGATTGGGGCTCGCTGGTCAGCAGTCACATGATGCTGAAAGAGGACTAGTTGACTGACTCAGATGGTGAGAAGCGTGGTGGTGACTCTGCAACGGGGttcagttttattaataaatggCAACTGAActcataaagaaaacaaaacttacaCCTGCAGAAAGCCATTCTAATAAGTACCTTCAAATGTTTGATGGATGATGAAGTGCTAACTGTGCCTCGTCCCCGTAATGCAATTTCACTCTGGTGGAGCGTTGTAAGAGTTCATAAATAGTCAAAAACTGACACAAGCTGCCATTGGACTTGGCTTTCAAATgtagtaaagataaaaataaccTTATAATAACCTAATATAATTCATAAATCCTGCTTACAGGGTGTCACTACATTAAAAGTAGgattaaaattttaaacaaagGAGGTGACATCAACATGTCAAACATAATGCAGCCAGATCCACTGATTATCTATTGATGAACTCATTGTATGTGAGCTAATATTAATTTCATTGTACCAATGTGATCTGCAGTCCTAGGAATGCTAACAATTAGGTTATGACGATGTCCAGCAGAATTTTGAGACTTTTGCCAAAGTGGTTGGCAGATTTAAACAGCTTTACCAAAATCATATTTTgatttgagtaaaaaaaaaaagctgattcACACAGTGTGTGGGAAATATATGTTAGTCTGCAACTGAGACAgatcattaaaatgttgaaatgcatCATCAGCCGTGAAGTACATACCTGCGCCTGACTGGAGGACTTCGTCGCCTAAGGTCATCTCGAGGGCGTCTACTCCAGGATGGGGGAGGGCCGCGGCTCCTGGAGCGCTTTTCCCCAGTGGACAGCTCAACACGCACACGACAGCCACACATAGTTCTAAAAAGAAGTTTTCTTAGGTGAGATAGAGCAtaaaaaacactacaaaaaGAACTAAGACATAAGAAATGTGTTCACTGAGTTACCTTCCATCCAGTTCTCTCACAGCATCAGATGCGTCTCTGGGATCTTCAAACTCTACAAAAGCAAAACCTGGGGGATTCCTGGCGACCCAAACACTTCTTAATGGACCATAGTATCCAAAAGCCCTTTCTAGTTCTGTCTTATTTCCATTGTTTCCCAGATTTCCAACATACACCTTACAGTCAAGTGGACAGTCTCTGTTAAGAGAAGGGTCtggaacaaaaagagaaacaaaaacagagagcaatataataaatgttatcTATACAGGATTTTATTACATCCATTTAAGACTTCTCTAAAGTTTATTGTGAACAGGTGGACAATCATATATAATCCACATGACGAGACTTGTATCCTTTCTCAAATGTTACCCTAAAGTATTAAGTATCTGTTATGAAGgctgactgtaaaaaaaaaaaataaacgaAAATTCTTAATTTTCGTTTATGAACCATCAAGAAATGTGATTAAGAAAGAGAGCTACTGCAATAGGCCGCTGTCTGGCTTACCCAGGTTTATTGTACTTGCCAATTGCTCAAAGTTTAGGCTTTCTGTGCCATCTACACTGAAGGCTACCACGGAAGTGTTAAAATTAGTATTAGGCAATGTGACAATAAGCACTGTGAAACATTTGTAACCCATCACATATTTAGTCATACCGTTTATACTGCAGTGGGTACATGTTTCTTGCCTCTGGCTATATAAAGCAATATTCAGCAGAACTGTTGAATGACATCACTTCATTTACAAGATGTTAGCATAAATTTCTACCTAGTTATTTCTTCTATTATCAGTTTATGACATTGATGGCCAGGGAATTTAGCTTCATGATATAAATTTAAACATCAATAGAACATACTGAGAGAGATACTGtcagaacattttattaaagcaaaTTAGTTATACAGCCACGTGAAACCACTACATGAAAATAATCTGATGGATGGAGGAAGTCTGTGTGACACGGCAGTAGTGGTGATGTGTGGTTTAATTATCATGATCAAGACAACAGTTAACCGgctcaacttaaaaaaacaaaacaaaagaaaaactgcaatttttaaaaataacaaatatactAGCAAGTGAATAAGgcaataacaaaacattctTAGCCATTTTTATACCTAGTTGCAAGATAGTGCGATtcttgtttgcatgtgtgtacaaCTAATTAGTTAATCGAATAAGCAATCAAAAGAAAATTTACTGGCAGtcattttgataaataaaaaaaactgtgataaaATGTGCAGACTTGgcagttctgcagaaacactgcTTTATGACAACATTGTCACCGATTATCTAATGTTGATTCAAATGAGGCAACACCTGGTAGCcttgctgtgtctgtgttaatgCTGCATGTATTGTGAATTATGTCAGTCAGAGGAAGTCGACCtctgatttaaaaatgatgaaaagcacaattttacttttatttcacgCTGGCATATCTATATTTAAGGAGTGCATACATTTCTTATACAATTTCATGGGGAAAAGCCTGTAGTGTGTtgaactaaaaacaaaagaagtatAGTTTACATACCTCCCATTTTGTGTATCTTCTTAAGAGTTAAGAGTCCTGCAGTCCAGTGTgtctaaaagaaaagaaaggcaTATGGTTTTGTTGGAGCCCGACcttttattacaataaatacagttgtCTTAGGTTTATCCTGGGGTTATCTGAGTCCCAGTATTAGAGCTTGATTACACATAAATAGCTTGATCAAGGGCATGTTTGACCACAATAAATGGAAATCCATTATACGCTCAATCAAATGGTAATTCTGGAGGCTGCTGTTAAACTCTACTACAATATGACAGTGTCTGTTTTATCAACTCCGACCATATCAATGAAATTGGGCTAAACAGCAACATCTCTCTGTACAAGGCAAAGCATGTATGTTAACACTgaatcaacagttttcagtctgTATAGATAGAAACTGCTCACTGTATTCCTAATGATGTTATATTGTAGTGTAGAAATAGACTTAATTAGAATAAAGtaaaagtttatttaacttGTATCTTTGGCTCCATATTCTTACGGTAAAGAGGCCCAGATACTAAAGTAGCTAGCGGTGATTTGGTTTCGTTAGCAAATGCTACTAGCtttattttgatcatttttgATTATTAAGACGTGTATTGGTTTGATTTATACATTCACAATACAAGCCATTACTTGTATCTAAAGTATCTCTCAACATTTATCGAGCCAGGATCTCCAGAGGAACAGCCAGCCATGCACACATCAAGCTAAGCTACCGAGCGGAGAATGTAGCCGCTAGCAAACATAGCATTTTACCACGACGAAAGAGTAGAAACAAACGACTTTTTAATTCAACTAATATCTATCAGCAATCATCATTATAAAATAGTTATCGTAGAAGGAACCAAACAGGctaatatgtgaaaataatagTTTACCTTGTCTTTAGCTGCAGTTCGACAAAGGCGTGAGCTGGAGACTTCACGCCGTGTGCTCCGGCTGCTAGCTTACCTTGTTGTTAGCACTGGGCGCTGAGCGGAAGAGAACAGgccccttttcttcttctgcatttATTGGTGAACTGTAAACGACTGTTGTGTGTTCACACCGCCACCCACTGGACTGGAGTGGACAGTTTGTCACATTACATGTAATCATAGGTAGATACTAAACTACTTAATGTTACACTGCATGTTAGTGAGACTGTGAATGCATTTGATAGTTTTAAAAAGCTATAAAGTAAAGTGCAGCATTGGTGGCACTTTAACCTTCGCTTTCCACATTCTCTCCAGTTCCTCTTTCAGACTCTGGTACTTCTCCAGCAtctatttaatttttattttataatcttGTTCTAATTCTTCTTTTTCCTAATGTTGCTGTCACTTGGAGCTGCTATACTGTCACCGCTGTTGCCTTCTCTTCCATGTCTCCTATCAAATGTGTGGTTGCTTAGCCACTATCTGTACTCCTTGTTCATTGACTCTGATGCTGCTGTCCCTGCACTGGCCACAACAGAGTGGTAGAAGATTTGCAACATTATCCTGCACATGATAAAGTAACTAACCTTGCTCAAGAACTAAAGGCTGACAGCCCCCTTGCAGCATTTTCATTCCAGTCTGTTAAGACATGGACTCTAAGAGACACATTATCTCTTAATCAGTCCATGAATAAGCAAATCTGGAATTCCTTCTAAATCAtacacagcatttattcaaCTAGTGAACAAACAGGGCTCAACTTTATaatatgttgatgttttaacacaaaacaaaacctggGCTGTACACAGaccttttaatgttaatgtgctTTACTAATTATTCAACCAACAATATCTCTTTTCCCCTCAAAGCGACCAGAGATATTTTCTCCCATCTCCATCCACCACCCTCTGTTCATAGATACCGTAGGTAGATAGTTACAGTAGAGTGGTTTTGTAGAATTACAACAACCCAGTTGAATAAATCACATAACAAAAGAGGTAAAAACCCTCAATCCAAATAAAGCTATAAATAATCAACAATCAACATGGGACAGAG contains the following coding sequences:
- the srsf3a gene encoding serine/arginine-rich splicing factor 3a isoform X3 produces the protein MGDPSLNRDCPLDCKVYVGNLGNNGNKTELERAFGYYGPLRSVWVARNPPGFAFVEFEDPRDASDAVRELDGRTMCGCRVRVELSTGEKRSRSRGPPPSWSRRPRDDLRRRSPPVRRRSPRRRSLSRSRSRSLSKDRRRYRSLSRDKYRKRSRSFSRSRSRSRSNERK
- the srsf3a gene encoding serine/arginine-rich splicing factor 3a isoform X2, whose amino-acid sequence is MITCNVTNCPLQSSGWRCEHTTVVYSSPINAEEEKGPVLFRSAPSANNKTHWTAGLLTLKKIHKMGDPSLNRDCPLDCKVYVGNLGNNGNKTELERAFGYYGPLRSVWVARNPPGFAFVEFEDPRDASDAVRELDGRTMCGCRVRVELSTGEKRSRSRGPPPSWSRRPRDDLRRRSPPVRRRVTTTLLTI
- the srsf3a gene encoding serine/arginine-rich splicing factor 3a isoform X1, giving the protein MITCNVTNCPLQSSGWRCEHTTVVYSSPINAEEEKGPVLFRSAPSANNKTHWTAGLLTLKKIHKMGDPSLNRDCPLDCKVYVGNLGNNGNKTELERAFGYYGPLRSVWVARNPPGFAFVEFEDPRDASDAVRELDGRTMCGCRVRVELSTGEKRSRSRGPPPSWSRRPRDDLRRRSPPVRRRSPRRRSLSRSRSRSLSKDRRRYRSLSRDKYRKRSRSFSRSRSRSRSNERK